A single region of the Oleispira antarctica RB-8 genome encodes:
- the hsdS gene encoding Putative type I restriction, specificity subunit, with protein MANTQQVQSKVPQLRFPEFSGEWNRSRLGNVASFLKGKGISKADIVTEGKLECIRYGELYTHYDEIIDQIRSKTNLDKKSLILSKVNDVIIPASGESALDIARASCVRKEGVALSGDLNILRSKINGLFLAYYLSHKRKYDIARYAQGASVIHLYGTHMKSLYLCLPPKSEEADKIASFLSYVDNKVRLYKQKHEQLVLYKKGILQQLFSQQLRFKDDKGEDYPDWTRECLGDFITVRKGLPVTEDIPLHSLTIKNGIEPKSARYVRDFLVNDTSEAYKVVHPGDFAMNPMNLRFGAIARHSGDGMVLLSKYYDVFYFNDALDHEFMEEYLKSYGMIYFYNKMATGTLEEKKRVHFSDFVTFRRLIPCYLEQKKIARFLKSIDQKINLAQQQIEQTQVYKKGLLQQMFV; from the coding sequence ATGGCTAATACACAACAAGTACAAAGCAAAGTGCCTCAGCTCAGGTTTCCGGAGTTTAGTGGGGAGTGGAATAGATCCAGGTTAGGTAATGTAGCTTCCTTTCTCAAAGGGAAAGGTATATCAAAAGCAGATATTGTCACAGAAGGGAAATTAGAATGTATTAGGTATGGTGAACTTTATACTCATTATGATGAGATAATTGATCAGATACGTTCAAAAACAAACTTAGATAAAAAGTCTTTAATTTTAAGCAAAGTTAATGATGTAATCATTCCTGCATCAGGTGAATCAGCATTGGATATTGCGAGAGCATCATGTGTTAGGAAAGAAGGTGTAGCCTTAAGCGGTGATTTAAATATCCTTAGGTCAAAAATTAATGGACTTTTTTTAGCCTATTACTTAAGCCATAAACGAAAGTATGACATAGCCAGGTACGCTCAAGGAGCATCTGTCATTCATTTGTATGGGACGCACATGAAATCGTTATATTTATGCCTACCTCCTAAATCGGAAGAAGCCGACAAAATCGCCTCCTTCCTCTCCTACGTAGATAACAAAGTCAGATTGTATAAACAAAAACATGAACAGCTGGTGTTATACAAGAAAGGCATTCTGCAGCAGTTGTTTAGTCAGCAGCTACGTTTTAAAGATGATAAAGGGGAGGACTATCCTGATTGGACGCGAGAGTGTTTGGGCGACTTTATAACGGTGCGAAAGGGATTACCTGTTACCGAAGATATACCATTGCATAGTTTAACTATAAAGAATGGTATTGAGCCTAAATCAGCTAGGTATGTACGTGATTTTTTAGTTAATGATACCAGCGAAGCCTATAAGGTGGTTCACCCTGGTGATTTTGCGATGAACCCTATGAATCTAAGATTTGGCGCTATCGCAAGGCACAGTGGTGATGGAATGGTATTGCTATCAAAGTATTATGACGTCTTTTATTTCAACGACGCTTTAGATCATGAGTTCATGGAGGAGTATTTAAAGAGTTATGGAATGATTTACTTTTACAATAAAATGGCAACCGGAACCCTTGAAGAAAAAAAGAGAGTGCATTTCAGTGACTTTGTAACGTTTAGAAGGCTGATTCCCTGCTATTTGGAGCAAAAGAAAATAGCTAGATTTCTGAAATCTATAGATCAAAAAATCAACCTAGCCCAGCAACAAATCGAACAAACCCAGGTCTACAAAAAAGGCCTGTTACAACAAATGTTTGTTTAG